In the genome of Carassius carassius chromosome 47, fCarCar2.1, whole genome shotgun sequence, one region contains:
- the LOC132130273 gene encoding chemokine XC receptor 1-like, whose amino-acid sequence MNNSSVNFTSPESSTNSTTQFIGLGESLEICMHCINFLVGLPTHSYIAWLIITGTGSGVASEFFILNLSVCEIVNCLNSLSCILVKFIWFSYLTILTEFLIGLVVTGRPLFQCLICVERYLAVVHPVTFLKFKTLRKRVICCTVVWIITLGSCFYCMCPKVSDYISEVFFSLQFLLFLSIQLFCLVAVLRALKQTGPGERGRERGEENPMKRRAFRLISITIVSIIIIYAPFTISGFSLILTQHYIQELFSFGLFCNVLACFVQPVLYLNRVGKFSWLEVLLNRINMIH is encoded by the coding sequence ATGAACAATTCTTCAGTGAACTTCACCTCGCCTGAATCTTCCACAAACTCCACAACTCAGTTCATCGGGCTAGGAGAAAGTCTGGAAATCTGTATGCACTGCATCAATTTCCTGGTTGGTCTTCCTACACACTCCTACATTGCATGGCTCATCATCACAGGAACAGGAAGTGGAGTTGCATCAGAGTTCTTCATCCTCAATCTCTCTGTTTGTGAGATTGTCAACTGTCTGAATAGTTTGTCTTGTATACTTGTTAAATTTATTTGGTTTTCATACCTCACAATATTAACAGAGTTTTTGATAGGACTTGTCGTCACTGGTCGTcctctgtttcagtgtctgatctgtgtTGAGCGTTACCTGGCAGTGGTTCATCCTGTAACCTTTCTGAAATTCAAAACTCTAAGAAAAAGAGTGATCTGCTGCACTGTGGTCTGGATAATCACTCTTGGCTCCTGTTTCTACTGCATGTGTCCTAAAGTCTCAGATTATATTTCTGAAGTGTTCTTCTCACTGCAGTTCCTTCTCTTCctctccatccagttgttttgccttgtggctgttctcagagctctgaagcagacaggaccaggagagagagggagagagagaggggaggaaaACCCCATGAAGAGAAGAGCATTTCGTCTTATTTCAATAACTATTgtgagcattattattatttatgctcCGTTTACTATCTCAGGATTCTCTTTAATTCTGACACAACATTATATTCAGGAACTTTTTTCTTTTGGCCTTTTTTGTAACGTGCTGGCATGTTTTGTTCAGCCTGTTCTTTATCTGAACCGGGTTGGAAAATTTTCCTGGTTGGAAGTTCTTCTAAACAGAATAAACATGATTCATTAG
- the LOC132130274 gene encoding uracil nucleotide/cysteinyl leukotriene receptor-like has protein sequence MINCTDNFIPESSTFSTTQHLGLLKILDLCLHSFNFLFGFPTHFYIIWLIITGTGSGVASEFFILNLSVCELPNTLNIFLHVLDRWFSSLKTLQYFLLGLGITGHPLFQCLMCVERYLAVVHPVTFLKYKPLRYRVICCTVVWIITLGSCLCCWFTMVSCNSYIYVCCFSLQFLLSFCIQLFCLVAVLRALKQSGPGERGREREEKNHMKRRAFYLILITTASMFITYVPYIVSGLYFI, from the exons ATGATTAACTGTACAGATAACTTCATACCTGAATCATCTACATTCTCTACAACTCAACACCTTGGGCTGCTAAAAATTTTGGATCTTTGTCTGCACAGCTTCAATTTCCTGTTCGGTTTTCCTACACACTTCTATATCATCTGGCTCATCATCACAGGAACAGGAAGTGGAGTTGCATCAGAATTCTTCATCCTCAATCTCTCTGTTTGTGAGCTGCCCAATACTCTAAACATTTTTCTTCATGTACTTGATCGCTGGTTTTCAAGTCTCAAaactttacaatattttttattaggaCTAGGCATCACTGGTCATcctctgtttcagtgtctgatGTGTGTTGAGCGTTACCTGGCAGTGGTTCATCCTGTAACCTTTCTGAAGTACAAACCTCTCAGATACAGAGTGATCTGCTGCACTGTGGTCTGGATAATCACTCTTGGCTCCTGTTTGTGCTGCTGGTTTACTATGGTCTCATGTAACTCGTATATTTATGTATGCTGCTTCTCACTGCAGTTCCTCCTCTCCTTCTGCATCCAGTTGTTTTGTCTTGTGGCTGTTCTCAGAGCTCTGAAGCAGTCAGgaccaggagagagagggagagagagagaggagaaaaaccaCATGAAGAGAAGAGCATTTTATCTGATTCTGATAACTACTGCGAGCATGTTTATCACATATGTGCCGTATATTGTCTCAGG CCTGTACTTTATCTGA
- the LOC132130275 gene encoding C-C chemokine receptor type 8-like has translation MILHFTTSAVSTNSTAQSIGILDSVKLSVHCINFLFGLPAHSYVIWLIITGTGSGVASEFIILNLSVCEIANCLNSLFTVLDNISWFSSVTLLTYFLAGFSITGRPLFQCLMCVERYVAVVHPVTFLKYKPLRYRVICCTVVWFFSFCSCLCSIFTLVLLNFYIYACINSVQFLLLFSIQLFCLVAVLRALKQSGPGERGREGEEENPIKRKAFYLILIITINMMMIYMPFTVSGFVYMLTQNSFDETLSIGIICFILGGFVQPVLSLHRGGKPSCLCSP, from the coding sequence atgatattACATTTCACCACATCTGCTGTTTCTACAAACTCCACAGCTCAATCCATTGGGATATTGGATAGTGTAAAGTTGAGTGTACACTGCATCAATTTTCTGTTTGGCCTTCCTGCACACTCCTATGTGATATGGCTCATCATCACAGGAACAGGAAGTGGAGTTGCATCAGAGTTCATCATTCTCAATCTCTCTGTTTGTGAGATTGCAAACTGTCTGAACTCTTTGTTCACTGTGCTTGATAATATTTCTTGGTTTTCAAGTGTCacattattaacatattttttagCAGGATTCTCCATCACTGGTCGTcctctgtttcagtgtctgatGTGTGTTGAGCGTTATGTGGCAGTGGTTCATCCTGTAACCTTTCTGAAGTACAAACCTCTCAGATACAGAGTGATCTGCTGCACTGTGGTCTGGTTTTTTAGTTTTTGCTCCTGTTTGTGTAGCATATTTACTTTAGTCTTACTTAACTTCTACATTTATGCATGCATAAACTCGGTTCAGTTCCTTCTCCTCttctccatccagttgttttgtcttgtggctgttctcagagctctgaagcagtcaggaccaggagagagagggagagagggagaggaggaaaatcccataaaaagaaaagcattttatcttattttaataattaccATAAACATGATGATGATATATATGCCCTTTACTGTTTCAGGATTCGTTTACATGCTGACACAAAACAGTTTTGATGAAACTTTGTCTATtggtattatttgttttattctggGTGGTTTTGTTCAGCCGGTTCTTTCTCTGCACCGGGGTGGGAAACCCTCATGTCTCTGTTCCCCATAA
- the LOC132130276 gene encoding C-C chemokine receptor type 5-like, whose translation MNNSTLNFTVPEPSTTKAIGIVETVNICMHSFSFLVGLPTHCYVAWLIISRAGNGVASEFFVLNLSVSEIGFCVNCLTFVLSQWFSFIVDFKLYLIGLIISGRPLFQCLICVEYYLAVVHPVTFLKYKPLRYKVICGSVTWIIILGSCLCCMFTILRHYIVHMWFLSVQFLFFFLIQLFCLVAVLRALKQSGPSERRRETEEENHMKRRAFYLILITTVTMVITYAPYCISGFLTIVTGKIFEAQWVPGLFCYVLAGFVQPVLYLHRARKLSCLL comes from the coding sequence ATGAATAACTCTACATTGAACTTCACCGTACCTGAACCATCAACAACTAAGGCCATTGGGATTGTGGAAACTGTGAACATTTGTATGCATAGCTTTAGTTTCCTGGTTGGTCTTCCTACACACTGCTATGTTGCATGGCTCATCATCAGCAGAGCAGGAAATGGAGTTGCATCAGAGTTCTTCGTCCTCAATCTCTCTGTTTCTGAGATTGGTTTCTGTGTGAATTGTTTGACCTTTGTACTGTCACAATGGTTTTCATTTATAGTggattttaaactatatttaatagGACTAATCATTAGTGGCCGTcctctgtttcagtgtctgatctgtgtTGAGTATTACCTGGCTGTGGTTCATCCTGTAACCTTTCTGAAGTACAAACCTCTCAGATACAAAGTGATCTGCGGCTCTGTGACCTGGATAATTATTCTTGGCTCCTGTTTGTGCTGCATGTTTACTATACTCAGACACTACATTGTACATATGTGGTTCTTGTCAGTTCAGTTCCTTTTCTTCTTCCTTATCCAGTTGTTTTGTCTTGTGGCTGTTCTCAGAGCTCTGAAGCAGTCAGGACCAagtgagagaaggagagagacagaggaggaAAACCACATGAAGAGAAGAGCGTTTTATCTCATTCTCATAACAACAGTGACAATGGTCATCACATATGCCCCATATTGTATTTCAGGGTTTTTAACCATTGTCACAGGAAAGATTTTTGAGGCACAATGGGTCCCTGGTTTGTTTTGTTATGTTCTGGCTGGTTTTGTTCAGCCTGTTCTTTATCTGCACCGTGCTAGAAAACTCTCTTGCCTCTTATAA